In Malus sylvestris chromosome 15, drMalSylv7.2, whole genome shotgun sequence, a single genomic region encodes these proteins:
- the LOC126601560 gene encoding probable RNA-dependent RNA polymerase 3 isoform X3 has protein sequence MDSASVKTFLLDVRASANSLLSQYEPLVLVFAALFALLVSSALQWTIHGLQEKGLKATLLGLFMSSIKLVPGVKSYIEAEKQKMAMADSTVSIKNPSFSPPPSYMAAAGGLNLQPQPYIFLPQSVEQLLRRICEEKKRPWPEDDVLRRLSFLTEKQALELLRQIARAKEVKTLNGYIIWLCQTQYSSSSPSQSSLASQFQGVTLNHRCSSAVEQPVAIGNAEAELEALGELEFRKQFLILNYSGGMQLGSVIPAETIRSWKDLPMHIFETRVWEALGRNYIGKEDRRLTFEWDSGKTHLYHCYVSLDGSCKFKGPFLNKERTLLQKVLGDDNVLMMKFADEGNGTGPSNSDNNKYVTYRKVAREGILVGLRRFRFFVFKDGGKEEKKKNPTSSPVKCYFVRMDSDASIDRDVWYMLTNRTIYEARSLFMHAHTVSSVPTYMARFSLILSKTIRFPVDLSAVNVEFVDEEYCRDESGNLIYRDDKPLIHTDGTGFISEDLALLCPKNISNGKRISNQKIERLPNHNELDGNGLEKKQPGSRIGEPPLLIQFRLFYKGCAVKGTFLVNKMLPPKTVQIRPSMVKVQIDPELSDNETVNALEIVGTSILPGKSYLSRNLIALLFHGGVPKEYFLEILERALEDAHSVFCNARTALKVAVNNGEIDDNSNTARMILCGIPLDESYLQYRLSILIKEEMKGLRRGKLYVPDCYYLMGTADPTGILEKDEVCIILDSGQISGKVLVYRNPGLHFGDIHVLKATYVKELEDVVGNAKYAIFFSRKGPRSVADEISGGDFDGDLYWVSRNPQLLEYFKPSEPWVPASSAPKAASVKPAKLSKEDLEEQLINLFLTTRFKPSYAMSEAADSWLAMMDCYLTRGDSSIDENLVKNILRLVDIYYDALDAPKKGGKVSFIFCCFTCVSSAWSYKEILAHLRNP, from the exons ATGGATTCTGCTTCTGTGAAAACGTTCCTGCTCGATGTTAGAGCTTCTGCGAATTCGTTGTTGTCGCAGTACGAGCCTCTGGTTCTGGTTTTTGCTGCTCTCTTTGCTCTCCTTGTCTCTTCCGCGCTTCAATGGACTATCCATGGCCTGCAGGAGAAGGGACTCAAAGCCACACTCCTAGGGTTATTCATGAGCTCCATCAA GTTGGTTCCTGGCGTCAAGAGTTACATCGAAGCTGAGAAGCAAAAG ATGGCCATGGCGGATTCCACCGTCTCAATAAAAAACCCATCTTTCTCTCCTCCTCCGTCATATATGGCCGCCGCCGGCGGTCTAAATTTGCAACCGCAACCATACATTTTCCTGCCGCAGTCGGTGGAGCAGCTGCTGCGTCGAATTTGCGAAGAAAAAAAGCGTCCCTGGCCAGAAGACGACGTTTTGCGGAGGCTGAGTTTTCTGACGGAGAAGCAGGCGCTCGAGCTCCTCCGTCAGATCGCCCGCGCCAAAGAAGTTAAGACTCTCAACGGCTACATCATCTGGCTCTGTCAGACCCAGTATTCCTCCTCCTCTCCTTCGCAATCTTCCCTTGCTTCTCAATTCCAAG GTGTGACTCTCAATCATCGCTGCTCCTCAGCTGTTGAGCAACCTGTGGCTATAGGCAATGCAGAAGCAGAGCTGGAAGCTTTGGGAGAACTTGAATTCAGAAAACAGTTTCTGATTCTAAATTACTCTGGAGG AATGCAGTTGGGAAGTGTTATACCGGCGGAGACTATTAGGAGTTGGAAAGATCTGCCAATGCATATATTTGAGACCAGAGTTTGGGAAGCTTTGGGTCGCAATTATATTGGCAAGGAAGACCGCCGTTTG ACTTTTGAATGGGATTCTGGAAAAACACACCTCTATCATTGTTATGTTTCTTTGGATGGGAGTTGCAAATTCAAG GGTCCATTTCTAAACAAAGAAAGAACTCTCCTACAGAAAGTTTTAGGAGACGACAATGTTTTAATGATGAAATTTGCTGATGAGGGGAATGGGACAGGTCCCTCAAATTCTGACAATAATAAGTATGTTACATATCGCAAGGTTGCAAGAGAAGGGATTCTTGTAGGGTTGCGACGATTTCGTTTCTTTG TGTTCAAAGATGGTGGtaaagaggaaaagaaaaaaaacccaacttcATCACCCGTGAAGTGTTATTTTGTCCGTATGGACTCTGATGCTTCAATTGACAGGGATGTATGGTATATGTTAACTAACAGAACAATTTATGAAGCAAGATCTCTTTTCATGCATGCGCATACTGTGTCTAGTGTGCCCACCTACATGGCTAG GTTTTCGCTCATTCTGTCAAAGACAATCAGATTTCCAGTAGATCTGTCAGCTGTGAATGTTGAGTTTGTTGATGAGGAATATTGTAGG GATGAATCTGGTAACCTTATTTACAGAGATGACAAACCGCTTATACATACAGATGGCACTGGATTTATATCTGAGGATTTGGCTTTACTTTGTCCGAAGAACATATCCAATGGAAAGCGGATCAGTAATCAAAAAATCGAG AGACTTCCGAATCATAATGAACTTGATGGCAACGGTCTGGAAAAGAAACAGCCAGGTTCTAGAATCGGGGAACCG CCTTTGCTCATACAGTTCCGACTGTTTTACAAAGGCTGTGCTGTCAAGGGAACATTTCTTGTCAACAAAATG CTGCCACCGAAAACAGTCCAGATTCGACCTTCAATGGTTAAAGTTCAGATAGATCCAGAACTTTCAGATAATGAAACAGTGAATGCATTAGAGATAGTTGGAACAAG TATTCTACCTGGGAAGTCATATTTATCGAGGAATTTAATTGCGCTTCTATTCCATGGAGGGGTGCCAAAAGAATATTTCTTGGAAATACTTGAGAGAGCTTTGGAAGATGCTCATAGTGTTTTCTGCAATGCGCGTACCGCACTCAAAG ttGCCGTTAACAATGGTGAGATTGATGACAATTCCAATACGGCAAGAATGATCCTATGCGGTATTCCCTTAGACGAATCATATTTGCAATATCGTCTATCGATATTAATAAAAGAGGAAATGAAAGGTCTTAGAAGAGGGAAACTGTATGTTCCCGATTGCTATTACTTGATGGGGACAGCTGATCCAACCGGGATTCTAGAGAAAGACGAAGTTTGCATTATCCT TGACAGCGGACAAATTTCGGGCAAGGTATTAGTGTATCGGAATCCAGGTTTGCACTTCGGGGATATTCATGTTTTGAAGGCCACTTATGTGAAGGAGTTAGAAGATGTTGTTGGAAATGCCAAGTATGCTATATTTTTCTCTCGCAAAGGTCCGCGTTCTGTAGCTGATGAAATAAGTGGTGGAGATTTTGATGGTGATCTCTACTGGGTTTCAAGAAACCCTCAG CTACTGGAGTATTTCAAACCCAGTGAACCTTGGGTTCCGGCTTCTTCAGCTCCTAAAGCTGCCAGTGTCAAACCAGCTAAGCTTTCGAAAGAAGACCTAGAAGAGCAGCTCATAAATCTGTTTTTGACAACTAGATTTAAACCAAG TTATGCAATGAGTGAGGCAGCTGATAGCTGGCTGGCCATGATGGATTGCTACTTGACCCGAGGAGATAGTAGCATTGATGAGAACTTGGTGAAGAACATACTGCGTTTGGTTGATATATACTATGATGCGCTAGATGCGCCAAAGAAGGGTGGAAAggttagttttattttttgttgcttC acttgTGTCTCCAGTGCTTGGTCATACAAAGAAATTCTGGCTCATTTGCGCAATCCCTAA
- the LOC126601560 gene encoding probable RNA-dependent RNA polymerase 3 isoform X1 gives MDSASVKTFLLDVRASANSLLSQYEPLVLVFAALFALLVSSALQWTIHGLQEKGLKATLLGLFMSSIKLVPGVKSYIEAEKQKMAMADSTVSIKNPSFSPPPSYMAAAGGLNLQPQPYIFLPQSVEQLLRRICEEKKRPWPEDDVLRRLSFLTEKQALELLRQIARAKEVKTLNGYIIWLCQTQYSSSSPSQSSLASQFQGVTLNHRCSSAVEQPVAIGNAEAELEALGELEFRKQFLILNYSGGMQLGSVIPAETIRSWKDLPMHIFETRVWEALGRNYIGKEDRRLTFEWDSGKTHLYHCYVSLDGSCKFKGPFLNKERTLLQKVLGDDNVLMMKFADEGNGTGPSNSDNNKYVTYRKVAREGILVGLRRFRFFVFKDGGKEEKKKNPTSSPVKCYFVRMDSDASIDRDVWYMLTNRTIYEARSLFMHAHTVSSVPTYMARFSLILSKTIRFPVDLSAVNVEFVDEEYCRDESGNLIYRDDKPLIHTDGTGFISEDLALLCPKNISNGKRISNQKIERLPNHNELDGNGLEKKQPGSRIGEPPLLIQFRLFYKGCAVKGTFLVNKMLPPKTVQIRPSMVKVQIDPELSDNETVNALEIVGTSILPGKSYLSRNLIALLFHGGVPKEYFLEILERALEDAHSVFCNARTALKVAVNNGEIDDNSNTARMILCGIPLDESYLQYRLSILIKEEMKGLRRGKLYVPDCYYLMGTADPTGILEKDEVCIILDSGQISGKVLVYRNPGLHFGDIHVLKATYVKELEDVVGNAKYAIFFSRKGPRSVADEISGGDFDGDLYWVSRNPQLLEYFKPSEPWVPASSAPKAASVKPAKLSKEDLEEQLINLFLTTRFKPSYAMSEAADSWLAMMDCYLTRGDSSIDENLVKNILRLVDIYYDALDAPKKGGKVEVPKDLKVSKFPHYMEKKNSYRSTSILGSIYDRVNEYQPDDLSTKEVKKLPIFDIEVPEECLIKWREQYKQYRRDMTSALRDDDREGKNQAAGEVITKYREILYGGDDFDKSTRPMGEIFDEAIAIYNICYDYARSAGVSKCVFAWKVAGSALIKLHLIKQGDACPFLVSPAVLKDIL, from the exons ATGGATTCTGCTTCTGTGAAAACGTTCCTGCTCGATGTTAGAGCTTCTGCGAATTCGTTGTTGTCGCAGTACGAGCCTCTGGTTCTGGTTTTTGCTGCTCTCTTTGCTCTCCTTGTCTCTTCCGCGCTTCAATGGACTATCCATGGCCTGCAGGAGAAGGGACTCAAAGCCACACTCCTAGGGTTATTCATGAGCTCCATCAA GTTGGTTCCTGGCGTCAAGAGTTACATCGAAGCTGAGAAGCAAAAG ATGGCCATGGCGGATTCCACCGTCTCAATAAAAAACCCATCTTTCTCTCCTCCTCCGTCATATATGGCCGCCGCCGGCGGTCTAAATTTGCAACCGCAACCATACATTTTCCTGCCGCAGTCGGTGGAGCAGCTGCTGCGTCGAATTTGCGAAGAAAAAAAGCGTCCCTGGCCAGAAGACGACGTTTTGCGGAGGCTGAGTTTTCTGACGGAGAAGCAGGCGCTCGAGCTCCTCCGTCAGATCGCCCGCGCCAAAGAAGTTAAGACTCTCAACGGCTACATCATCTGGCTCTGTCAGACCCAGTATTCCTCCTCCTCTCCTTCGCAATCTTCCCTTGCTTCTCAATTCCAAG GTGTGACTCTCAATCATCGCTGCTCCTCAGCTGTTGAGCAACCTGTGGCTATAGGCAATGCAGAAGCAGAGCTGGAAGCTTTGGGAGAACTTGAATTCAGAAAACAGTTTCTGATTCTAAATTACTCTGGAGG AATGCAGTTGGGAAGTGTTATACCGGCGGAGACTATTAGGAGTTGGAAAGATCTGCCAATGCATATATTTGAGACCAGAGTTTGGGAAGCTTTGGGTCGCAATTATATTGGCAAGGAAGACCGCCGTTTG ACTTTTGAATGGGATTCTGGAAAAACACACCTCTATCATTGTTATGTTTCTTTGGATGGGAGTTGCAAATTCAAG GGTCCATTTCTAAACAAAGAAAGAACTCTCCTACAGAAAGTTTTAGGAGACGACAATGTTTTAATGATGAAATTTGCTGATGAGGGGAATGGGACAGGTCCCTCAAATTCTGACAATAATAAGTATGTTACATATCGCAAGGTTGCAAGAGAAGGGATTCTTGTAGGGTTGCGACGATTTCGTTTCTTTG TGTTCAAAGATGGTGGtaaagaggaaaagaaaaaaaacccaacttcATCACCCGTGAAGTGTTATTTTGTCCGTATGGACTCTGATGCTTCAATTGACAGGGATGTATGGTATATGTTAACTAACAGAACAATTTATGAAGCAAGATCTCTTTTCATGCATGCGCATACTGTGTCTAGTGTGCCCACCTACATGGCTAG GTTTTCGCTCATTCTGTCAAAGACAATCAGATTTCCAGTAGATCTGTCAGCTGTGAATGTTGAGTTTGTTGATGAGGAATATTGTAGG GATGAATCTGGTAACCTTATTTACAGAGATGACAAACCGCTTATACATACAGATGGCACTGGATTTATATCTGAGGATTTGGCTTTACTTTGTCCGAAGAACATATCCAATGGAAAGCGGATCAGTAATCAAAAAATCGAG AGACTTCCGAATCATAATGAACTTGATGGCAACGGTCTGGAAAAGAAACAGCCAGGTTCTAGAATCGGGGAACCG CCTTTGCTCATACAGTTCCGACTGTTTTACAAAGGCTGTGCTGTCAAGGGAACATTTCTTGTCAACAAAATG CTGCCACCGAAAACAGTCCAGATTCGACCTTCAATGGTTAAAGTTCAGATAGATCCAGAACTTTCAGATAATGAAACAGTGAATGCATTAGAGATAGTTGGAACAAG TATTCTACCTGGGAAGTCATATTTATCGAGGAATTTAATTGCGCTTCTATTCCATGGAGGGGTGCCAAAAGAATATTTCTTGGAAATACTTGAGAGAGCTTTGGAAGATGCTCATAGTGTTTTCTGCAATGCGCGTACCGCACTCAAAG ttGCCGTTAACAATGGTGAGATTGATGACAATTCCAATACGGCAAGAATGATCCTATGCGGTATTCCCTTAGACGAATCATATTTGCAATATCGTCTATCGATATTAATAAAAGAGGAAATGAAAGGTCTTAGAAGAGGGAAACTGTATGTTCCCGATTGCTATTACTTGATGGGGACAGCTGATCCAACCGGGATTCTAGAGAAAGACGAAGTTTGCATTATCCT TGACAGCGGACAAATTTCGGGCAAGGTATTAGTGTATCGGAATCCAGGTTTGCACTTCGGGGATATTCATGTTTTGAAGGCCACTTATGTGAAGGAGTTAGAAGATGTTGTTGGAAATGCCAAGTATGCTATATTTTTCTCTCGCAAAGGTCCGCGTTCTGTAGCTGATGAAATAAGTGGTGGAGATTTTGATGGTGATCTCTACTGGGTTTCAAGAAACCCTCAG CTACTGGAGTATTTCAAACCCAGTGAACCTTGGGTTCCGGCTTCTTCAGCTCCTAAAGCTGCCAGTGTCAAACCAGCTAAGCTTTCGAAAGAAGACCTAGAAGAGCAGCTCATAAATCTGTTTTTGACAACTAGATTTAAACCAAG TTATGCAATGAGTGAGGCAGCTGATAGCTGGCTGGCCATGATGGATTGCTACTTGACCCGAGGAGATAGTAGCATTGATGAGAACTTGGTGAAGAACATACTGCGTTTGGTTGATATATACTATGATGCGCTAGATGCGCCAAAGAAGGGTGGAAAg GTCGAAGTTCCCAAAGACTTGAAGGTGTCGAAGTTTCCTCATTacatggaaaagaaaaattcatacCGTTCAACTTCGATTTTAGGATCGATTTATGACAGGGTGAACGAGTACCAACCAGACGACCTCTCAACCAAAG AAGTTAAGAAACTTCCCATTTTCGACATTGAAGTCCCTGAGGAGTGCTTGATCAAATGGAGGGAACAATACAAACAGTACAGGCGTGACATGACCTCGGCATTGCGAGATGATGATCGAGAGGGGAAGAATCAGGCTGCCGGGGAGGTCATAACAAAGTATAGAGAG ATTCTGTACGGTGGTGATGATTTCGACAAGAGCACAAGGCCGATGGGTGAAATATTTGACGAGGCGATCGCGATATATAATATCTGTTACGACTATGCCAGGAGTGCAGGTGTAAGTAAATGCGTGTTTGCATGGAAAGTTGCAGGGTCAGCTCTCATCAAACTTCACTTGATCAAACAAGGTGATGCATGCCCTTTTCTGGTGTCACCCGCTGTCTTGAAGGATATTCTGTAA
- the LOC126602711 gene encoding uncharacterized protein LOC126602711: protein MVGFGGGELRVLVFNGENFDFWLIEMKTIFRSHELWDLVENGYETLTKKEEELTKTEKKLMRENVVKDARAIGIIQGVVSDQISRRIATQESAKATWDILKQEFVAVIENTKDLDTIDAHDVVTILKGYEQRLDRHGESSMEKAFASLNIASKSNRFNGQPNSSKHGKNFKPKGKQWGNKVEWGNKASFPMKNDANNTGDKCKFCNRLHYGECWVKNKVKCHKCNKIGHIARYYNTNKAVQQVNFANQVEETGNLFYANHSGEMKKISDEWYIDNGCSNHMTSREDLLVDIDRNVKAKVQVGTRNLIKVAGNGH, encoded by the exons ATGGTTGGATTTGGAGGAGGAGAACTCAGAGTGCTAGTCTTCAATGGCGAGAATTTTGATTTCTGGTTAATCGAAATGAAGACCATTTTCCGTTCACACGAATTATGGGATCTGGTTGAAAATGGGTACGAAACTCTgacgaagaaggaggaggagctcACGAAGACGGAGAAGAAGTTGATGCGTGAGAATGTGGTCAAGGATGCTAGAGCAATCGGAATCATCCAAGGTGTCGTTTCAGATCAGATTTCCCGGAGGATCGCAACCCAGGAAAGTGCAAAGGCTACGTGGGACATTCTGAAACAAGAATTTGTTG CTGTGATAGAGAATACTAAGGACTTAGACACCATAGATGCACATGATGTTGTTACTATCTTAAAGGGTTATGAACAACGGCTTGATAGACATGGGGAAAGTAGTATGGAGAAAGCATTTGCTAGTTTGAATATTGCATCGAAATCAAATAGGTTTAATGGTCAACCAAACAGTAGCAAACACGGGAAGAATTTTAAGCCAAAAGGGAAACAGTGGGGAAACAAGGTTGAATGGGGAAATAAGGCTAGTTTTCCTATGAAGAATGATGCTAATAACACTGGAGATAAGTGTAAATTTTGTAATAGATTACACTATGGAGAATGTTGGGTTAAGAACAAAGTCAAGTGTCACAAGTGTAACAAAATTGGTCATATTGCAAGATACTACAATACAAACAAGGCTGTGCAACAAGTGAATTTTGCTAATCAGGTAGAGGAAACTGGAAATCTATTTTATGCTAATCATTCAggggaaatgaagaagataagtgATGAATGGTACATAGATAACGGATGTAGTAATCATATGACATCCAGGGAAGATTTGCTTGTTGACATTGACAGAAATGTGAAAGCCAAAGTTCAAGTAGGCACtagaaatttgattaaagtggCTGGAAATGGACACTGA
- the LOC126601560 gene encoding probable RNA-dependent RNA polymerase 3 isoform X2 translates to MAMADSTVSIKNPSFSPPPSYMAAAGGLNLQPQPYIFLPQSVEQLLRRICEEKKRPWPEDDVLRRLSFLTEKQALELLRQIARAKEVKTLNGYIIWLCQTQYSSSSPSQSSLASQFQGVTLNHRCSSAVEQPVAIGNAEAELEALGELEFRKQFLILNYSGGMQLGSVIPAETIRSWKDLPMHIFETRVWEALGRNYIGKEDRRLTFEWDSGKTHLYHCYVSLDGSCKFKGPFLNKERTLLQKVLGDDNVLMMKFADEGNGTGPSNSDNNKYVTYRKVAREGILVGLRRFRFFVFKDGGKEEKKKNPTSSPVKCYFVRMDSDASIDRDVWYMLTNRTIYEARSLFMHAHTVSSVPTYMARFSLILSKTIRFPVDLSAVNVEFVDEEYCRDESGNLIYRDDKPLIHTDGTGFISEDLALLCPKNISNGKRISNQKIERLPNHNELDGNGLEKKQPGSRIGEPPLLIQFRLFYKGCAVKGTFLVNKMLPPKTVQIRPSMVKVQIDPELSDNETVNALEIVGTSILPGKSYLSRNLIALLFHGGVPKEYFLEILERALEDAHSVFCNARTALKVAVNNGEIDDNSNTARMILCGIPLDESYLQYRLSILIKEEMKGLRRGKLYVPDCYYLMGTADPTGILEKDEVCIILDSGQISGKVLVYRNPGLHFGDIHVLKATYVKELEDVVGNAKYAIFFSRKGPRSVADEISGGDFDGDLYWVSRNPQLLEYFKPSEPWVPASSAPKAASVKPAKLSKEDLEEQLINLFLTTRFKPSYAMSEAADSWLAMMDCYLTRGDSSIDENLVKNILRLVDIYYDALDAPKKGGKVEVPKDLKVSKFPHYMEKKNSYRSTSILGSIYDRVNEYQPDDLSTKEVKKLPIFDIEVPEECLIKWREQYKQYRRDMTSALRDDDREGKNQAAGEVITKYREILYGGDDFDKSTRPMGEIFDEAIAIYNICYDYARSAGVSKCVFAWKVAGSALIKLHLIKQGDACPFLVSPAVLKDIL, encoded by the exons ATGGCCATGGCGGATTCCACCGTCTCAATAAAAAACCCATCTTTCTCTCCTCCTCCGTCATATATGGCCGCCGCCGGCGGTCTAAATTTGCAACCGCAACCATACATTTTCCTGCCGCAGTCGGTGGAGCAGCTGCTGCGTCGAATTTGCGAAGAAAAAAAGCGTCCCTGGCCAGAAGACGACGTTTTGCGGAGGCTGAGTTTTCTGACGGAGAAGCAGGCGCTCGAGCTCCTCCGTCAGATCGCCCGCGCCAAAGAAGTTAAGACTCTCAACGGCTACATCATCTGGCTCTGTCAGACCCAGTATTCCTCCTCCTCTCCTTCGCAATCTTCCCTTGCTTCTCAATTCCAAG GTGTGACTCTCAATCATCGCTGCTCCTCAGCTGTTGAGCAACCTGTGGCTATAGGCAATGCAGAAGCAGAGCTGGAAGCTTTGGGAGAACTTGAATTCAGAAAACAGTTTCTGATTCTAAATTACTCTGGAGG AATGCAGTTGGGAAGTGTTATACCGGCGGAGACTATTAGGAGTTGGAAAGATCTGCCAATGCATATATTTGAGACCAGAGTTTGGGAAGCTTTGGGTCGCAATTATATTGGCAAGGAAGACCGCCGTTTG ACTTTTGAATGGGATTCTGGAAAAACACACCTCTATCATTGTTATGTTTCTTTGGATGGGAGTTGCAAATTCAAG GGTCCATTTCTAAACAAAGAAAGAACTCTCCTACAGAAAGTTTTAGGAGACGACAATGTTTTAATGATGAAATTTGCTGATGAGGGGAATGGGACAGGTCCCTCAAATTCTGACAATAATAAGTATGTTACATATCGCAAGGTTGCAAGAGAAGGGATTCTTGTAGGGTTGCGACGATTTCGTTTCTTTG TGTTCAAAGATGGTGGtaaagaggaaaagaaaaaaaacccaacttcATCACCCGTGAAGTGTTATTTTGTCCGTATGGACTCTGATGCTTCAATTGACAGGGATGTATGGTATATGTTAACTAACAGAACAATTTATGAAGCAAGATCTCTTTTCATGCATGCGCATACTGTGTCTAGTGTGCCCACCTACATGGCTAG GTTTTCGCTCATTCTGTCAAAGACAATCAGATTTCCAGTAGATCTGTCAGCTGTGAATGTTGAGTTTGTTGATGAGGAATATTGTAGG GATGAATCTGGTAACCTTATTTACAGAGATGACAAACCGCTTATACATACAGATGGCACTGGATTTATATCTGAGGATTTGGCTTTACTTTGTCCGAAGAACATATCCAATGGAAAGCGGATCAGTAATCAAAAAATCGAG AGACTTCCGAATCATAATGAACTTGATGGCAACGGTCTGGAAAAGAAACAGCCAGGTTCTAGAATCGGGGAACCG CCTTTGCTCATACAGTTCCGACTGTTTTACAAAGGCTGTGCTGTCAAGGGAACATTTCTTGTCAACAAAATG CTGCCACCGAAAACAGTCCAGATTCGACCTTCAATGGTTAAAGTTCAGATAGATCCAGAACTTTCAGATAATGAAACAGTGAATGCATTAGAGATAGTTGGAACAAG TATTCTACCTGGGAAGTCATATTTATCGAGGAATTTAATTGCGCTTCTATTCCATGGAGGGGTGCCAAAAGAATATTTCTTGGAAATACTTGAGAGAGCTTTGGAAGATGCTCATAGTGTTTTCTGCAATGCGCGTACCGCACTCAAAG ttGCCGTTAACAATGGTGAGATTGATGACAATTCCAATACGGCAAGAATGATCCTATGCGGTATTCCCTTAGACGAATCATATTTGCAATATCGTCTATCGATATTAATAAAAGAGGAAATGAAAGGTCTTAGAAGAGGGAAACTGTATGTTCCCGATTGCTATTACTTGATGGGGACAGCTGATCCAACCGGGATTCTAGAGAAAGACGAAGTTTGCATTATCCT TGACAGCGGACAAATTTCGGGCAAGGTATTAGTGTATCGGAATCCAGGTTTGCACTTCGGGGATATTCATGTTTTGAAGGCCACTTATGTGAAGGAGTTAGAAGATGTTGTTGGAAATGCCAAGTATGCTATATTTTTCTCTCGCAAAGGTCCGCGTTCTGTAGCTGATGAAATAAGTGGTGGAGATTTTGATGGTGATCTCTACTGGGTTTCAAGAAACCCTCAG CTACTGGAGTATTTCAAACCCAGTGAACCTTGGGTTCCGGCTTCTTCAGCTCCTAAAGCTGCCAGTGTCAAACCAGCTAAGCTTTCGAAAGAAGACCTAGAAGAGCAGCTCATAAATCTGTTTTTGACAACTAGATTTAAACCAAG TTATGCAATGAGTGAGGCAGCTGATAGCTGGCTGGCCATGATGGATTGCTACTTGACCCGAGGAGATAGTAGCATTGATGAGAACTTGGTGAAGAACATACTGCGTTTGGTTGATATATACTATGATGCGCTAGATGCGCCAAAGAAGGGTGGAAAg GTCGAAGTTCCCAAAGACTTGAAGGTGTCGAAGTTTCCTCATTacatggaaaagaaaaattcatacCGTTCAACTTCGATTTTAGGATCGATTTATGACAGGGTGAACGAGTACCAACCAGACGACCTCTCAACCAAAG AAGTTAAGAAACTTCCCATTTTCGACATTGAAGTCCCTGAGGAGTGCTTGATCAAATGGAGGGAACAATACAAACAGTACAGGCGTGACATGACCTCGGCATTGCGAGATGATGATCGAGAGGGGAAGAATCAGGCTGCCGGGGAGGTCATAACAAAGTATAGAGAG ATTCTGTACGGTGGTGATGATTTCGACAAGAGCACAAGGCCGATGGGTGAAATATTTGACGAGGCGATCGCGATATATAATATCTGTTACGACTATGCCAGGAGTGCAGGTGTAAGTAAATGCGTGTTTGCATGGAAAGTTGCAGGGTCAGCTCTCATCAAACTTCACTTGATCAAACAAGGTGATGCATGCCCTTTTCTGGTGTCACCCGCTGTCTTGAAGGATATTCTGTAA